From a single Nicotiana tomentosiformis chromosome 2, ASM39032v3, whole genome shotgun sequence genomic region:
- the LOC104113250 gene encoding uncharacterized protein, with translation MEGLSASKNLYSGLKGYWRRKKKGYEKLNGAGRRRKIRVEYLSTERRSKCKRGRFWKINLRPRLKVKRFSPKKLLVNMRDAYVNMMLKIANSRVMSSGGLTGDYGVSGFGMRQFKEYDEKMIVEIYKSMVMA, from the coding sequence ATGGAGGGATTATCAGCATCAAAAAATTTATACAGTGGATTAAAGGGCTActggaggaggaagaagaaaggGTACGAGAAGCTAAATGGAGCGGGTCGGAGAAGGAAGATCCGGGTAGAATATTTATCCACGGAAAGACGTTCTAAATGTAAGAGAGGAAGGTTCTGGAAGATAAATCTGAGACCAAGGCTGAAAGTGAAGCGGTTTTCGCCGAAGAAATTGCTTGTGAATATGCGCGACGCGTACGTGAACATGATGTTAAAGATTGCTAATTCAAGGGTTATGAGCAGCGGTGGATTAACAGGTGATTATGGAGTTAGTGGATTCGGAATGAGGCAATTCAAAGAATATGATGAGAAGATGATTGTGGAGATTTATAAGTCTATGGTTATGGCATAG